A region of the Agrobacterium sp. RAC06 genome:
TCTCAACGGTGTGATCCACATCGGTGACAAAAAGATTGCTGCCGGCCGTGTTGGCGAGGCCCCTGCCCTGGGTGTCAGTGATGACTTGGCAGCGTTGGGCCTGAAGCTTGGTCGCCTCAAGACCGGGACCCCTGCGCGCCTCGATCGCAAAACGATCCGCTGGGACGAGCTTGAAGTTCAGGAAGCGGATGAGAATCCCATCCCATTCTCATTCATGACGGAAACGGTCACTACGCCACAGATCGCTTGCGGCATCACGCGAACGACGACTGAAACCCATCGGATCATCCGGGAGAACATCCACCGCTCGGCCATGTATTCCGGCCAAATCGAAGGTGTCGGTCCGCGGTATTGTCCTTCCATTGAGGACAAGATCAATCGCTTCGGCGATCGCGATGGTCATCAGATCTTTCTGGAGCCGGAAGGATTGGATGACGACACCATCTATCCAAACGGGATCTCGACCTCGCTTCCGGAGGATGTCCAGGAGCTATTCATACGGTCAATCCCTGGCCTGGAGAATGTCCGAATCCTCCAGCCGGGTTATGCGATCGAGTATGACTACGTCGATCCACAGCAGCTCGACCTATCGCTGGCTGTTAAAGGTGTGAAGGGTTTGTACCTCGCTGGTCAGATCAATGGCACCACTGGTTATGAAGAGGCTGGCGCGCAAGGGTTGCTGGCAGGGATCAATGCAGCCCGGCTTGCAGCCGGTCAAAGTGGTTTCTCCTTCAGCCGTACGGATTCTTATATCGGCGTAATGATCGATGACCTGACATCGCGCGGCGTTGCAGAGCCCTATCGTATGTTTACCTCGCGGGCCGAGTATCGGTTGTCGTTGAGGGCTGACAATGCCGACATGCGGCTTACGCCCTATGGCATTGAGCTTGGTTGCGTATCTTCTGAACGGGCCAGAAAATTTGAGACTTATCGCGCTCAACGGGAAGGGCTGTATGAACAGCTTGGAGCGCTTACCGCCTCGCCTAATGAGATGGCTATCGCCGGAGTGGCGATCAACCAGGATGGTCGTCGTCGTTCGGCTCGAGAGATCCTCTCCTATCCTGACATAAACTGGGATCAGGTTGTTCAAGTCTGGCCTGAACTAAATTCTACGGATGCGAAGATCGCAACCGCCGTCGAGATCGATTGCCTCTACCATGTCTATCTTGAAAGGCAGTCGGCGGATATCGAAGGCTTGCGGGCCGAGGAAGAGCGGGTGATCCCCGATGATTTCGACTATTCAGTGCTATCTGGTCTCTCTAATGAGCTGAAGGCTAAGTTGATTGCTAGAAGGCCCCGCAATATTGCCCAGGCAAGTCGGCTCGAAGGGATGACTCCTGCGGCTGTCGCTTTGCTTGTCGCGCACCTGCGCAAAACCCAAGTTAGTAAATTGGCATCCTGATATGCAAAGAACGAAAAGTGCTCCGTATGGAATCGATGTTTCACGTGAAACGCAGGAGCGCCTTGATCGCTTTGCCAACCTCTTTCTGAAATGGGCTGCTAGAATCAATCTCATAGCGCCTTCGACGCTGGAACAACTATGGACGCGGCACATTGCGGACTCGTTGCAACTCCGAAACATTGTGCCGACTCCGGGCCAGTGGATCGATCTCGGAAGCGGCGGGGGATTTCCGGGTATCATCACGTCGATCACCTTGGCGGAAAGCCAAGCTGGATGGGTGGATCTCGTCGAAAGCAACAATAAGAAGTGTGGCTTCCTGCGGACGGCAATTTTGGAGACAGGTGCTCGGGCGTCCGTCCACCCTCTCCGGATCGAGGATGCCTCTTCGAAGCTTCCCGCGCCCGACTTCATATCCGCGCGTGCACTTGCCGAACTTGATTTGCTGTTCGCTTATGCCCATCCCTGGGCACTTGCCAATCCAAATCTCAAGTTGATCTTCCATAAAGGTCGGGATTACCAGTCCGAGATCGATAAAGCGCGTGGTCGCTGGGACTTCGATCTGGTAAAACATCAAAGCGTTGTCGAGGCAGATTCCGTGATCTTGGAGATCACCTCTCTGACGCGCAGGGTTTAACGGTTCGGGTGCCAAATGAGTCTCGAGAAAAACCGCATCATTACCATCGCCAACCAAAAGGGTGGCGTGGGCAAGACCACGACAGCGATCAACCTGGCGACAGCCCTGGCGGCGATCGGAGAGCGTGTGCTCATCGTTGACCTGGACCCGCAGGGAAATGCCAGTACCGGCCTCGGTATCGACCGTCGTGACCGGCGCCTGTCTTCCTACGATGTGCTGATCGGGACCCATTCGGTCAGCGAAGCGGTCCTCGAAACGGCTGTGCCGAACCTCTCGATCGTCCCATCAACGATGGACCTGCTCGGTTTCGAAATGGAAATCTCGCAGCAGGCGGATCGGGTCTTTCGTCTGAGAAGAGCCCTCAATCAGGATGATGCGCGCGCTTACAGCTATGTGCTGCTCGACTGCCCGCCCTCGTTCAACCTTTTGACGATGAATGCCATGGCGGCGGCGCATTCGGTTCTGGTGCCTTTGCAGTGCGAGTTCTTTGCGCTCGAAGGTCTCAGCCAGCTGCTCGACACCATCAACCAAGTGCGTCAGACGGTGAATCCGACCCTCGATATCCAGGGTATCGTGCTGACGATGTTCGATTCCCGCAACAATCTCGCGCAGCAGGTCGTTAGCGATGTGCGCGAGCATCTCGGCGAGAAGGTTTACGCTACGCTTATTCCGCGGAATGTGCGGGTCTCCGAGGCGCCGTCTTATGGTAAGCCGGCTATCCTTTATGATCTCAAATGCGCCGGCAGCCAGGCCTATCTGCAGCTGGCTTCGGAAGTCATTCAGCGCGAACGGCAGCGTAAAGCCGCCTAATCTTCGTACAAGGGTGTGAGTATGAGCGAAGACGTATCGAAACGGCGCCTCGGGCGTGGACTTGCAGCGCTGATCGGCGAGATGGATCAGCCAGTTCCCGTCGGCGAGGCGCGCCCGACCGTTAGCGCGGACCGGACCGTTCCGATCGAGTTCGTGGCCCGTAGCCCCAAGAACCCTCGCCGGTATTTCGACGAGGCCGAACTTCAGGATCTGGCCGGATCCATTCGCCAGCACGGGATCGTTCAACCTGTCGTCGTACGGACCACGAGCAGCGATCGCTACGAAATCATTGCCGGCGAACGTCGCTGGCGCGCGGCACAACTCGCCGGTCTCGTTGAGATCCCCGTCATCGTTCGCGATGTCGATGACCGGACAGCACTTGAGCTGGCGATCGTCGAAAACGTTCAGCGCGCCGATCTCAATCCGCTGGAAGAAGCTCTTGGCTACGAGCAGCTCATCGCCGAACATGGCTATACCCAGAATGATCTGGGTGAGATCATCGGCAAGAGCCGCAGCCATGTTGCCAACAGCCTTCGACTGTTGAAACTCCCTGATCCGGTTCGGGACATGCTGGCGGATGGCAGCCTTTCGGCAGGTCATGCGCGCGCGCTTGTATCTACTCCGGATCCCGTCGTTCTTGCCAAGACGATCGCCCAGAAGGGTCTTTCCGTTCGCGATGCTGAGAAGCTGGCGCAGAACCATATCAAGGCACAGCAGTCCCCTGCCCCCGTGGATGTGCGTGAATCCAAGGATTCCGATACCATCGCCCTGGAGCGCAGCCTCTCAGATCGCCTCGGATTGTCAGTGTCGATCAACCACAAGGGCGGCGGCGGTCAGTTGAAGATCAATTACAAGACGCTCGATCAGCTCGAAGAGATCTGCCGCTTGCTAGAAGCACGCTGATCAGGCGCGGCGATTCCTTCGAGCTGACTGCAGCGTTGTCGCAAGAAGCGTCTGGATTGCCAGATTGTCTTCAAGCTGCGCGTTCTGGCGGCTTTGGAGGATCGCGGCGTTCAGTCTTGCGCTTTCCCGGGCCAGCTCAGAACTGTTCCAGTTCCGTAACGCTTTCTCGATTATCGGTTTGCGCTTGAAGTGAATTCCCCGCCCATGCGTCTGCATGACCTGCGAAGCCTGCTGCTGGCGCTCTTCCATCTCCAGGCGCATGGTTTCCAGCAGCTGCATCTGTTTCATCGTGCCCTGCAGGACGAGGAAGACAGCGGTCTTGGAGGCAATGACCTTCTGGACGGCATGGAGAAATCCATCGGGATCGCCTGACAAAACGGCATCGACCACCTCGTCAGTCGATACTGCACTCGCATCGCCAACGATCTCGAGCACATGGTTCTCGTCGATCAACTCGTCCTTCATGCAGTAGAGGACCAGCTTCTGTATTTCATTGCGGGACGCAATCCGATCGCCACCAATCGATTCCAGCAGAAATTCGCGTGCTGCCGGCGTAATGCGCAAATTGGCAGCCGCCAGTTCCGCGTCGATCAGGCTATTCAGCGCTCGTGCATCATCCTGGTAGCAGGCGATGCAGGCGATGCTGCGCTCTCCCTCGGCGACCTTGCGAAGTGCTGACCCCTTCTTGAGGTCACCGGCTTCGATCAGAAGATAGCTGCCCTCGGGTGGATGTGCCGCGAGATGCGCCAAACCGTCGACCAACTGTTTCTCGTTGGCGGCGCCTCGAACCCAAATCAGCTTCTCACCGCCGAAAAGCCCGAAGGCGTTGACCTCGTCGATGAGGCGACCCGGATCAGATTGGATGTCGGAGGCATCCAGACGGATCAGTGCAAAGCCGTCGTTGAGATCGACACCGGTTGTCTTGGCAACCTGGGAGGCGCGCTCTGCAACGAGTCCACGATCAGGCCCGTAAATAACGAACATCCGATAGTGCCTGGCCGATTTGGCCAGGAACCCTTCGAATTCATGCGATTTGACCTCAACCATGGTCGCAGATCAGCGACCGAGAGCCATGGCAAGATCGGCATAGATGATTTCAGCAAGCTCGCGGGCGGCCCGTGTCTCCGCGTCACGCACGGCACGGAGCTTTGCGAACTCCTGGCGCGGATAATCGAAGAGAGCCACACCCGAACGACGGCCTGTCTTCAGCACCGTGTCGTCCGATATCCGCTTCAGCGTATAAGTGCCTATGACGACGGCTCGACCCGAGTTTGCCGTATCGGAGGTTTCATCGAGAAGAATACCCTCGACACCACCGCTGACAGTCAGGTCGACCCGATATTCCGGGGTCTTCGTTTCGTCACCGCCGCTGGTCAAGAAGATCAATCGGTTGCGCGTCTCGAGGCCGATGCGGCTGGTCGCTTCGGAATAGGCGATCGCAGCCAATGCGCCGCGGGTTTCGCCATTGGTATCCTGATAGAGCGGACGAGCCTGGCAGCCCGCCATCAGCAGAGCCGCGCCGATCAGAACCGAGCGCCGAAGCAGCTTGGAAGGCTTGAATTCAGAGGACAATGTTCACGATCCTTAGCGGGACAACGATGATCTTCTTCGGGGCCTGGCCATTGAGAACGGCCTTGACGGCGTCGAGCGCCAGAACGGCTTCCTGGACGGCATTCTGGTCTGCGTCGCGCGCGATTGTCAATTCGGCACGCTTCTTACCATTGATCTGCACCGGCAGAACGATCTCGTTTTCGGCGACCAGCGCCTCGTCGAACTGAGGCCAGTCTGTCTTGGCGATCAGGCCGTCATTTCCGAGAACTGACCAGCATTCCTCGGCGAGATGCGGCGTCATTGGCGCGATCAGATGTACCAGGATCTCTGCTGCATTGCGGGCAGCTGCAACGTAAGCTGCATCTCCCTGCCCTGCCGCAACATTCGTCAGCGGTGCAGCCAGCGCATTGACCAGCTCGTAGATGCGCGCAATCGCCTTGTTGAAGGCCAGCTTGTCGAGGTCACCCTGGACAGCCTTCAAGGTCTTGTGCGCCGCCTGCGAGATTACCAGTCCGTCGCCGTCCTTAGCCGGATTCGAAGGTACGGACTTCAACCGCTCGGCAGCTTCCGACACGAGACGCCAGACGCGTTGAACGAAGCGGTGTGCGCCCTCGACGCCGGATTCCGACCAGATTACGTCACGATCCGGCGGCGAGTCTGAGAGAACGAAGAAGCGAGCGGTATCGGCACCGTAGGAGCCGATGATGTCATCGGGATCGACGACATTCTTCTTCGACTTCGACATCTTTTCGATCGAGCCGATCCTGGCTTCCTGACCATTGCTGAGCAGGAACGCGCGACGTGCACCATCCGTCTCTTCGATACGCAGATCTGCCGGGGCGACCCACTCGCGCTGCAGACCTTCGCCGATGCTGTAGGTTTCGTGCACGACCATGCCCTGGGTGAAGAGGCCCTTGAAGGGTTCCTTCAGATCGAGATGACCGGTTTCGCGCATGGCGCGCGTGAAGAAGCGCGAATAGAGCAGGTGCAGGATCGCGTGCTCAATGCCGCCGATATACTGGTCGACCGGCAGCCAGCGGTTGGCAACGGCGGGATCCGTCGGATTGTCCTCCCAGGGTGCCGTGAAACGCGCGAAATACCAGCTCGAATCGACGAAGGTATCCATGGTGTCCGTCTCGCGACGGGCGTCTTTGCCGCAGTGGGGGCAGGCAACGTGTCGCCAGGTCGCGTGACGGTCGAGAGGATTGCCCGGCTTGTCGAAGCTGACGTCGTCAGGCAGCTTCACCGGCAAGTCCTTCTTCGGGACGGGCACGACGCCGCAATCGTCGCAATGGATGACCGGGATCGGGCAGCCCCAATAGCGCTGGCGGGAGATGCCCCAGTCGCGCAGACGGAAGTTGACCTTGCGTTCGCCCTGCGGTGCACCGTTCAGCTGCTGCGACGACAGACGGTTCGCGACCTCCTCGAAGGCTTCCGTTGTCGAGAGCCCATCCAGGAAGCGCGAATTGATCATCACGCCGTCATCGGTGAACGCGGTGTCGCCGACTGTAAAGCTTGCGGCGTCACCATCCCTCGGCATAACAA
Encoded here:
- the mnmG gene encoding tRNA uridine-5-carboxymethylaminomethyl(34) synthesis enzyme MnmG is translated as MSERHFDVIVVGGGHAGTEAAAAAARMGAKTALVTHKAETIGVMSCNPAIGGLGKGHLVREIDALDGIMGRAADEGGIQFRMLNRKKGPAVWGPRTQADRKLYRRAVQRLLADIPNLDIIEGGVVGFVRDTTEINGVILGDGLQLRAAAVVLTTGTFLNGVIHIGDKKIAAGRVGEAPALGVSDDLAALGLKLGRLKTGTPARLDRKTIRWDELEVQEADENPIPFSFMTETVTTPQIACGITRTTTETHRIIRENIHRSAMYSGQIEGVGPRYCPSIEDKINRFGDRDGHQIFLEPEGLDDDTIYPNGISTSLPEDVQELFIRSIPGLENVRILQPGYAIEYDYVDPQQLDLSLAVKGVKGLYLAGQINGTTGYEEAGAQGLLAGINAARLAAGQSGFSFSRTDSYIGVMIDDLTSRGVAEPYRMFTSRAEYRLSLRADNADMRLTPYGIELGCVSSERARKFETYRAQREGLYEQLGALTASPNEMAIAGVAINQDGRRRSAREILSYPDINWDQVVQVWPELNSTDAKIATAVEIDCLYHVYLERQSADIEGLRAEEERVIPDDFDYSVLSGLSNELKAKLIARRPRNIAQASRLEGMTPAAVALLVAHLRKTQVSKLAS
- the rsmG gene encoding 16S rRNA (guanine(527)-N(7))-methyltransferase RsmG, which gives rise to MQRTKSAPYGIDVSRETQERLDRFANLFLKWAARINLIAPSTLEQLWTRHIADSLQLRNIVPTPGQWIDLGSGGGFPGIITSITLAESQAGWVDLVESNNKKCGFLRTAILETGARASVHPLRIEDASSKLPAPDFISARALAELDLLFAYAHPWALANPNLKLIFHKGRDYQSEIDKARGRWDFDLVKHQSVVEADSVILEITSLTRRV
- a CDS encoding ParA family protein, with amino-acid sequence MSLEKNRIITIANQKGGVGKTTTAINLATALAAIGERVLIVDLDPQGNASTGLGIDRRDRRLSSYDVLIGTHSVSEAVLETAVPNLSIVPSTMDLLGFEMEISQQADRVFRLRRALNQDDARAYSYVLLDCPPSFNLLTMNAMAAAHSVLVPLQCEFFALEGLSQLLDTINQVRQTVNPTLDIQGIVLTMFDSRNNLAQQVVSDVREHLGEKVYATLIPRNVRVSEAPSYGKPAILYDLKCAGSQAYLQLASEVIQRERQRKAA
- a CDS encoding ParB/RepB/Spo0J family partition protein encodes the protein MSEDVSKRRLGRGLAALIGEMDQPVPVGEARPTVSADRTVPIEFVARSPKNPRRYFDEAELQDLAGSIRQHGIVQPVVVRTTSSDRYEIIAGERRWRAAQLAGLVEIPVIVRDVDDRTALELAIVENVQRADLNPLEEALGYEQLIAEHGYTQNDLGEIIGKSRSHVANSLRLLKLPDPVRDMLADGSLSAGHARALVSTPDPVVLAKTIAQKGLSVRDAEKLAQNHIKAQQSPAPVDVRESKDSDTIALERSLSDRLGLSVSINHKGGGGQLKINYKTLDQLEEICRLLEAR
- the holA gene encoding DNA polymerase III subunit delta; translated protein: MVEVKSHEFEGFLAKSARHYRMFVIYGPDRGLVAERASQVAKTTGVDLNDGFALIRLDASDIQSDPGRLIDEVNAFGLFGGEKLIWVRGAANEKQLVDGLAHLAAHPPEGSYLLIEAGDLKKGSALRKVAEGERSIACIACYQDDARALNSLIDAELAAANLRITPAAREFLLESIGGDRIASRNEIQKLVLYCMKDELIDENHVLEIVGDASAVSTDEVVDAVLSGDPDGFLHAVQKVIASKTAVFLVLQGTMKQMQLLETMRLEMEERQQQASQVMQTHGRGIHFKRKPIIEKALRNWNSSELARESARLNAAILQSRQNAQLEDNLAIQTLLATTLQSARRNRRA
- the leuS gene encoding leucine--tRNA ligase, translating into MATERYNPRDAEPRWQAKWSEDKVFETDNADPREKYYVLEMFPYPSGRIHMGHVRNYAMGDVVARYKRARGYNVLHPMGWDAFGMPAENAAMKNKVHPKAWTYENIATMRGQLKSMGLSLDWSREFATCDVDYYHRQQHLFLDFLEKGLVYRKNSKVNWDPEDMTVLANEQVIDGRGWRSGALVEQRELTQWFFKITDFSQDLLDALDELDNWPEKVRLMQKNWIGRSEGMAIRWEVASGSEAGEVTVYTTRPDTLFGASFLAIAADHPLAKEAAAHDAAVDAFCQECRHAGTSLAALETAEKKGIDTGIRVKHPLDANWELPVYVANFVLMEYGTGAIFGCPSGDQRDLDFARKYDLPFVPVVMPRDGDAASFTVGDTAFTDDGVMINSRFLDGLSTTEAFEEVANRLSSQQLNGAPQGERKVNFRLRDWGISRQRYWGCPIPVIHCDDCGVVPVPKKDLPVKLPDDVSFDKPGNPLDRHATWRHVACPHCGKDARRETDTMDTFVDSSWYFARFTAPWEDNPTDPAVANRWLPVDQYIGGIEHAILHLLYSRFFTRAMRETGHLDLKEPFKGLFTQGMVVHETYSIGEGLQREWVAPADLRIEETDGARRAFLLSNGQEARIGSIEKMSKSKKNVVDPDDIIGSYGADTARFFVLSDSPPDRDVIWSESGVEGAHRFVQRVWRLVSEAAERLKSVPSNPAKDGDGLVISQAAHKTLKAVQGDLDKLAFNKAIARIYELVNALAAPLTNVAAGQGDAAYVAAARNAAEILVHLIAPMTPHLAEECWSVLGNDGLIAKTDWPQFDEALVAENEIVLPVQINGKKRAELTIARDADQNAVQEAVLALDAVKAVLNGQAPKKIIVVPLRIVNIVL